ATGGCCTCGTCAAATGCGCAGATTGCCATTATAAGGTAGGACTTATTCCTGGAGAATATATTGTGGGTTTTATGTAActgaaaactttatttcaaaTCAGCGCACGCTTTTCCGCTCTTTGGCAGCCAAATTCTGGCTCTCGCGTCGCGTTTGTTTaggtttccatccatccattttctgaacccgcttattccctcatggggtcgcggaggttgctggtgcctatctccagggtacaccctggacaggtcgccagttatttattttaaaaaaaagtggggAAAATCACAAATAACCATTGCtcaaagtttaaaatgtaaaaaatgttgcGCCCGAAATCTTAAAACTCCCCTTCCTTGATTATAGgaattgtttttgctttagtttCGGAAACTGTGAAGATCTCCCGTGAAAACATTAAAGCTCAAGTTTTATTAGTATCGACCAACAATAGATCTGTTTTTATAATTGAAAGTGCTTGAAACCACAGACTGGGATATACTTGAGAAATAAAGCTTCAAAAAATCCCACCCGGTCTCTTTTAGTTACTGGTGGCAACGAGCTTAGCCTGTCTGtatttttaaagacaattaaaacaaacaacaacaacaacaacaacaaaaaaacgtttaACGGTATGTTTCAAGAAAATAATATCTTTACCTTCTGTTTCTTTTCAGTGGAACCCAAACTTAATTCATACACTAAtttgaaatctgtttttattcatttattgatttgattTCCTTTTTACGAGTTTGGATTTATCCCCTGGACACAGTGACATTGGTTTTGCGGAGTGTCTTATTAATGAAGAATAAATTAATGCTGCAATGTTCCCAGGGCACAAAAcctgcccactgctcccaaaGGGATAAAGATGAAATGCAAAAGAAAGCATTTCATTGGAATGGAAaaaaagttgcaatgacaaataaaggactatttttatcattattaatacAAATAGAACCTAACTTTTTACTATCCTAGTTATTTGCATCTTCTCAATATTGCCaggaaaaaatgcaaacatgaaGCAGTTGCCTATGTTGACaggattttatcttttaacctGAATGTAAATATCACTTTATACATTCTTAAAAATATatcaatacataaataaatatgtaacacAAAATAAGGGATACCACCAGAAAAGTACACAGTcaaaaattgaattgatttaaTTAGCTGGatctgagaaataaaatgtttatctaTGAAAATTGGGATTAGAATGAAGATTGTGTTAAGTTTAGGCACTCCTCGGAGTGAGCATGGCTTATAAAGTTAAAGAGGAGATGGACTACTGGTATACAGTAataaagacagaacaaaaacaaaacaaaccattcCCGGTGGTACCGAGGCCCATTATTAGAGAAATGGGGATCGTGCACATCCGCAGCACCaatttataaatgtttgaaaCATAAACCGTACTGAAACTAACAAATATTCTGAATGTTGTGTtaatttccagaatagtcaggTGTATTTCCTCATTACAAAGGAATTACAAAATCATGGGTTGAGGAGGAAACTGTCAAAAGCTATGTACCCAGGACCCAAACCTGACAAGCAACCAGGTTGTTGAGCAACTTTTTTGTTACAGATTAATGACAGCAGGAATGTATAACATGGACAGACGTTCTATagttgtatcttttttttttcttctcagtaATGCATTTTTGTACTTAATGCATAGTATTAAGTGCAACAATGGTATAGTATATAAATCAGAAGTGGTTCTTAACCAACCCAGAGCAAACTAGTAAAGACACTAGATACGCTTTTACTCTGGTAACAGGGTGTTTAAATTTTGAGGAAGTTTTAGATTAGCCTTGGACAGAGgaagcaaagaacaaaattagtATCACTTCACCGTTTTTGTCGGTTAGTCTGCAAGACTGCCtactttgaaaaataaaccGACATGATAAAATCCAAAAGCATGCCTGgtatttttattacaataatGGAGAGTGGAGGCCTAGAGGTTTGAGCAGGGCCCTTGCGTCCTGGGAAGGCTGTGAGGTTCCTGGTTCGAAtcccatagacttccattctgtgTGCTTGTGCAAGACCCTCAGCCTCAgaatgctccccaggcgccgcaccgTGGCGGCCCATTGCTCCCCATAGGGATGGGTTACATGCAGAGGAcgaatttcattggaatgtgaaaagttgcaatgacaaatgaagatgatgaggatgatctttctgcttctttttgtgcttctttacaaatgtttgccTTTTGAATGATTAACTTTATGTTTATACTAAGCGATGCAAAATTTGCTGCATGGGCATGGGTCTAAGGAAAAAAATAGCCAAGAGACGCATAAGAACTTGCAGACGAATCAACACatttaaagaaggaaaaaaaaaaaaaaaaaaaaaaaaaaaaccttgagcGCTCAAACACTGAGAAAAAGTAACGTGTAAAATAGATGATCAGTATAACCACAAGAAATGCAGTTTATAGTTTTCAGGTCCAGCGAGGCCAAAACAGAACTTTGAGGTCTAAATTAACAATGTTATATGTGTAGGAAAACTAACGGCGCACATTATCCTGAGCACTTCAGGCCCGCAGTGAAAGGCGGTGGTGGCCAGATCCTGCTGTAGGTATGCTTTGTTTCAGCAGTGACAGGAAGGcttgtcagagttgatgggaagatggttgCAGCTAAACACAAGGTGGAAGAAACCCAGTTAGAGGGTGTGAAACGCTTGAGGGACGAAATTctagcagaaaatttaaagtatGCTTGCCATACTTAAATATCAATGCTcagagatgctctccatccagtcgcTTGAAGCTAGAAGAGCCGTAATAGATCTTGTGTCGCGGTGAGGCCATACCGCTGCAACTGAACCAAAGGAAGGTTGTATCCAGCCGATGAGCTAAACAACTTTGTAGAAGATATTATTCAAACTCCGTTTCGTGCTGGCAGATGAGATAGAGAAGGGGGAAGGTGTTGGTGTAAAATCCATATTAGACTGAGAAAGCTTCTGCAGCACAAGTCTGTTTGTCTTGGCATGGCCTTGGACTCATGCCCTAAAGACACAAAACTTGATCTGAACTCTTTATGTGAGATTCGAGTCTTGGtaccagtttttttccactctaCGAGTGGAGTGTGAACTACAGACAGGAGTGGGCTGGGGTTGAAATACAGCCTGGGAGCTTGGTTTTATAGAGGCCTTTTAATCGATCGCGTGCCAAATGCAAGTAGAACCATAATTTTACAACAAATCCTTTACTTGCAGCATAAAAACACGAGACTTTTTTCAATAATCAGAACTGCATGTGCCTATCTATAAGAAGAAACcaaaatatttatgtttgaaGGGAAATCAGTATTTTTTCAGCCTGATTTCAGATGTCATAAAGCCTAGATTTGGGCTACAGTGGTCAGATCTATTGCTGCAGCCATGCTGCTCGATCCCATGTCATCACTGGCTTGACTGATCCTAGCCACGCTGAGACGTTAAACACAAAGAATTataaagctaaataaactaatTAAGGAAATGCCTAATTATggaaataagaacaactcaatcaatcaatcactcaatcaatcaattttattgtcaactacaatttgcattgcagtcgaaaattcagttccagttaaccgtccatcacatacacttaacaaacattttggggcaacgattgactgaggccctgcgttgccaaggaacgcagccagtcagCCGTTGCTATCAGCGCAGTCGTTAGGcgcattcctccaaactgcccagGACTGtttgcccacagggcgctgcctttGAAATTTGttgaaggaagaataaaaacatggagggagggggaaaaaaagagaagaatttATCATACTCTAAACCTCTCACGATACAGTATGAGAActcctacataaaaaaaaaaactaattgcacaaaaaagcacaaatataaCGGGACACATAATAGCAgaaggaaaacatttgagaTTTGTCGTGTGTAAGTTCGTGAGATAAATGTATGTCCATGAACGCCGTCCCGCcggcaggcaagtgtccttgaAGGAAAGTCTCATCACTTCGCAGCTCCAGCTTGACGCCTCCACGGATGTCTtgcaggaggagggggggagcaGGGGGGGTGGGTCTGTGCGATTTCGCCATAACTACTGTCTAATCTTAATAAATTTTAGTCATTCAACGTAATCTAGTCAGTTAATTTACACAGGCCACATGTAGCTCTTGAAGGCAAGAATCTGAACCATCTTGAATATGCAGCCATGTTTATCTCTGCCTGGTGCAGTCAGAATGCCAGTAAAACAGGAATGAGTCGGCTTTCTctgaaaaaataactttaatgatagatgttttagttttgttgatgattcaatattatatatatataaatctttttttttttcacaggattTTTAGAAGAGGAAACATCTCATATGTCTTCGGGCTGGGAGTCATTTTTATGGTCATTTACCTCTGTCAGTACAGTCCTGACTCCACTGACTCCTCTGACTCCGCTGTCCCCAGCCCCCTTACCGATGTATTTGAAAATGAATCGAAGTTGGTATTTAAATACCACATTCGTGAACTTTCAGAGCCAAGATGCCAAGCAAACCTGTCCATGAGCGACACGAAAGATTTCAGCTCTCTTCCAAACGCCATCCAAGACTTCCTCCACTACCGCCACTGCCGCAGTTTCCCCATGCTGCTGGACCTGCCGGCCAAATGTGGGGGGGCTAACAGATCCAGAGAAGTCTTCCTTCTGCTTGTCATCAAGAGCTCCCCTTTGAATTACGACCGCCGGGAGGTGCTGCGTAAAACCTGGGCTAAAGAGAGGTTACAAAACGGTGTGTGGATCCGACGGCTATTCATCATAGGGACAGAGGGCTCTGGTCACAAGAAGCTAAAAATCAACAAACTCCTAAAGGCGGAGCAAGACGACTTCAACGACATCCTCCAGTGGGACTTCAACGACACCTTTCACAACCTCACCCTGAAGCAGACGCTCTTCCTCCAGTGGCTGGATAAGAGGTGTCCGAACGCTCGCTTCCTGTTTAACGGCGACGACGACGTGTTCGCCCACACCGACAACATGGTGAAATATCTCCAGGGCCTCGATGACAACGACGGAAGCAAGCACCTCTTCACGGGCTACTTGTTCCAAAACGAGAAGGTCGTCCGGTGGAAGGGAAGCAAGTATTTCGTGCCAGAACTGATACAGGAGTCAAAGACGTACGAACCGTACTGTGGGGGAGGGGGTTACCTTCTGTCCGGCTACACGGCGTCGGTGATAAACAGAGTGTCTCAGGCCATACCCATTCATCCCATCGATGACGCCTTCATGGGGATCTGTCTGTCCAAAGCAGGGCTCTCCCCTTCCTCTCACATCGGCGTGAGAACGCTGGGACTGAACATGCCGTCGAAGGGTGCGGATCATTCTGAACCCTGCTATTTGAGGGAGCTGCTTTTGGTGCACAGGTTCCTACCGGCCGACATGTATCTAATGTGGAAACAAGTGCATGATCCCCATCTGAAATGTAGCCCCACATATAAACTGAGATAGGAACTCCGGTCTCTCACATTAAGGAAGAAAGTTCAACGTGCAGCCGGAGGGGATGCAAAACCCCCCCGTAGCGTGACGTTATGCTGCTGAGCCTGGGCTGTGcgggttgttttcttttttttttttctctcgtaGCAAGAAGGTGTATTGTtcaagacgtttttttttttttttttttttttttagtttggactTTTCCTGCACTGCCTATCCATGAGAGGTTGAGCCCTTTTCTGTGGATACGCCAGATTGATCCCTCTGCCCAGGGGTTAGCTGGTCTCTTTTAATTACTGTTAGGCGTGAGGTTATGTTGGCCTGGATGTTTCTCCAGGGTTTCATGTCCTGGTGAGCTGTTCAAGGTGTACGCTGGCTCTAGACcattgaccgctggagataaaCACCACTTCCCACATCCCTGCAAGGATTAAGTGGGTATAAAGTGGATGGGAAGATAATCTGACCTCTTTTTCACttgctaataataaaaaaaatgctttttttttttacatttctgtatttaaaaaaatgcttctttttttaaatacagaaatgtgggcttgaCGAGAAGTATGTTGATTAGCCTGCTTAAAagttgttatttaaaaataataatttaatccGGTAAAGGAGCCTCATCGGAACGcgttttctaatttattgaagaTGGCTGTGTTTTTATATAGCAAAAAGTAAATACATGTTCAAGCTAGAGAGAATTATTTCTGCAGACCTCTGCACAGATGATCGGGGTTGGGGACTGCCAgatttaattagttttaaatgtttgtataattttcctttctaTTTAGTATTGACCTGTGAAACTGTGACACTACTGTCTGTTATATTCTAAGAGCAACTTGTCAGGATGTGCATTAATGTCATGCTTGAACTTATTATGTGGCTGGCCTTTTTGCATTCGTTGAAGGATGTCATATAAGCTCTTCATAAGTCTCTTTGAGGCAACTGAAAGGAAACCGTGCTTAGACACGCACATTAATATAATGGAATGACATGTTGCTGTGGGCACATTTATGTATGAGTTTGATGAAGTGTAAAGTGCCTCTAAACTGGGGTCTGTTATTAATTTATGTTCCAAAACAGAACAATGAAGTAGGACATTTATGATGAGAGTTGACCCTATTTTACACTTTGGCCCTTGAGAGAAAATCAGAGTTTGAACCCGAGTGCTTACAAGTTGAGGGACTGAAACCAGCTTTTACAACTGAGTCACCCGGAAACCTTTGCACACCACAGTGAGTTAGAAATTTGCAAGACACTTTACACAAAGGTTTCACTGCACCTCTTCTGTCAATGCTGTCAAAAGAAAACCCTTTCAGGATTACTGAGCTTTGACAGAACCGGTTTACGACGAGTTAGCCAAGCTCAACATTTTTAGTTAGAAGTAACCTGAAACCACCTGAAAGACTCTAAAGCTTACGAAACTCGTTGCTTGGCTTGTTAAACCATTTCTCCAGATCACGCACAATGTATAATTACTATGATCATTCAATTTTGTAATGAACGTTTAATGATTTAACAACTTAATGGAAAACAGGGTGATAAACGGTGTCAGTTTGGCACATAGTGCCTTACATTACAACATGGCCTTCTGTTGAACCATTTCATATGGCTCAATATTACGCCAGTGAATTGCTTTGTTGTTTCACATAGAAACTAAACGCTCATGTGAATTCTGATGTTTCCCTTCTTTACTTTTCATGCCAGAGATATTACATGGTGTTCaacaatctgtttttttttttaattaatacatGTTTAATATAAGGTCACAGcttggttttttttatatttccaagAATTACCTACAATGTGTTTCatacagtgtaaaaaaaaaaaaaataaataaaaattaatccTAATACTgtgttttacagaaaataaatgtgttactAATGTTAAGTGGATGTGGATTTTGTTGTGAATGGATACAGGtttaattttaaaccttttatcaCACCTAGGCAGTCTGTCTTTAAAGACggatgttttacattttaaattacgGTTCAAGTTGGCATAGATTGtaagttatttgtttttaagttattttaatgaGACTACAGAGACAGTGCCTTTTAATCAGGTGGTTTGGAGCgttgtttaaagcagagttgcTTCTCCCACAACTTGTTGCTGCACCCTGCTAATCCGCTGGCTGGATAATAgccagtacttttttttttaccttacttacaagaagacaaatttcatagtgtgaaaaaaaaaaacaagaactgttATGGTTTGGAAACTAAAGGTGCACTGaaataaatctgaaacaaaTCTTATTTGTGACATGGCCATGTTAAGATTCAGTTTAATTTTGATTAAGACGCTTTGCAGTAAAATCAGGATAAGTTCACCTAGGTTTATCATACTGTGATAATCTTATACCGGCTCATGCCTGGCTTCAAGTATTACTCTCTCACTCCAACCTCTGGCTAGAGCCTTTTACTCGGCCCTTGAAATTGAGGCAAGAATTTTGAAGCACACCATCTTTGTGCTGGGTTGTTTGAATAAGTCGGCTATGGGCGTGCCCAAACCTGACTGAAACAGGCTACACCTGATGGAGTAGGTGGTTTCTAGTCAGAGCAAACCTGGTTCATGTTAGGGGACCCATAGACGTAGACAAGTCTTGTAAAGCTATTGCTGTTTGCAAAATGATCATTGTAGAAACAGAGTTCACAATGCTGTCAAAAGTAGAAACTAAGTAAATCAAGACAATAGTGGGGCAAAGAGATGGATAACTGTTCCTGTAATGATCAGTTAAGATTTCAATTTACCTCCCACAACATTGGTGGAAAGTCCCAAAGTGCTAAACTTACGACATTCTGGGGAAAATTTCAATTGCTTTGACCAGGAAGTTCCTTTTGTGTCGATTTGTGCATTAGATATATGAAGTCCAACCAAACGAGTCAGGTTTCATTCCCTAGTTATGCAAAAATTAGCTAGTTTTCTGTTAGGAGCACTGTATTATTTAACTTGATACTCTACCATTCACTTCCTGGTGTTACAGAGACAGTCCTGCATGAGTACAGAAGGTCTGTGTGGGTTTCTGTGGTCTGGCTTACGTCTTTCTTTGTTTCCACTAAAGAATTTATTTGTTTCCACTAAATAATCTCTTTCTTTGTTTCCACTAAAGAATCTGTATTGATTCCTACCTATGATTTAAAGTTAAGGTTTTCAAGGATTTCTTGCCaacagtttctttgcttttaatgtCCCAGACAGATTACATACACTGTATTACCTTGTCAGTCTCTTTTCACAGTGTTAATTCTATTCAATTAagtaaatactttattaatccaaaatggaaatgaaatgCTGTTGAAATGAAATGGTTTCACATTCTCCGTGACTCCTTCGAACGTTGCCGTCAGCGAACCCGCTCTCCGTCGTTCACCGTCAACTTATGGAACAACTTGGTCAAGCTCTACTATTGCAATCAAAGCAAAAcagttaaatggtttaaataGGAATCGTTACCCaccaattaaataataattaaaaaaatatcagatgcaaaccactctttttgcaccaaataaggaagcaaatttgtcatttaaacatttaacttgAACCGTGGTAATTAGATGTAATTAGATTTAGATGTAAATAGATTTGCATTCTGCTTTTAATGATGATGCTCTCCTCGAGCTCCAAGAATCTTTGGAGCGGAGCTAGACGGAGTAACCGCGGCTGTTGTAGGCTTTGCTTTTCACGGACTCACAGAGGCGGTCTTGAACGGACACGTACAGGAGAGGAGGATGTGGAGCTACGGGGTACGAGGACGCTCAGGGTTGTCCGTAATGTTGCAAGATTTACTTTATGTTGCAAAGTGCTTGAAATATTATAACAACCTTATTAGTTCAACAATagaaattgaaaaatgtaatcttGACAGACCATAAATGTTATTATGGTATATAAACAGCTGAGGTATGCACATCAAGGCAGGAAGGGTTACATCCAGGCACTTGCACAGATAGTCTTAGTGGTGCTTAAGCACTTGCTTGAGAAAAGTGGCCCTTCAGCTGGAACCCAGTTTTAGGATAAACTAAGATAACCTTTTTGTCAATCACCTTTTGAGATGCAGATATGCTTTTGACGTCCGGCAGGAATTCTGCACACAACAGATCCAGACTAAACCCACACTGTTATTCAATAGTAATGTGAACAGggcaaaagctttaaaaacttgaactagtaaaaaaacaaaacttaaaatcactatatcattaaaataaaataaaatcataattcaaatctctgtccttttttttttattcgttaatatttaaaaataaacatgcccTCTCTGCCATCAGTTTtcccaaaaatgttttaatgtttgacaggcatttttttttttaaatgtagttcTTGTGAGTTTCCAGAGCCGGCCTGTTCCACGGCAATCCCCTCCACCTTGCCCTGTGCCTCCTCCACCACACTTGCCCTTTGACCAGAAGTACCAGACAGACAGGTAATGCCAGTGTTCGCGGAATCCCCAACATTGTGTAGTgcaaaaattcaccaaaaacactgaacataacctGGTTCGAAGAACACATTCCAGGGGCAGGTAGAATCTGATTTTGTATATccagaagacacacagctgtccCTTTGTTTCGGTGTTTACGTCCCAATACAAGCATGCTCATCGTAGGCTGGAGAATAGCTTGTGGGTGAATTGTTCTTTTGTGTATCAGTTTGTTTGAGGACATCTGCTGAACAAGTCAGAGTGAATGCCTTTATCGGGTTACATTACATCATAAAACAgctgatttaaaatgaaatgttattttcagTTTGGAAAACCTTGAGAACAAGCTACAGGAGCTCATCTCCCCATGTTGACAACTTTAACAGCGTCTTCTGTAGGTTTGAGTACACACCTAACTCTCACACAAAAGGGTTACCTGACTTTTCTATTTCAGCTGTGCTCCCTGGACTCGTGGGAATAAGATCCTAACCGTGCCGTGGAGTCTCAGAGAGAGCCTGCAAGTTTGTGAAAAGACCAGATTTTGGCTAAATCATCAGTTGTGTCAAATGCAACAACTGTGCCCTTGCAGAAGGTATTCACCCCCCTTGATGTCTTTC
The Fundulus heteroclitus isolate FHET01 chromosome 9, MU-UCD_Fhet_4.1, whole genome shotgun sequence genome window above contains:
- the LOC105939982 gene encoding N-acetyllactosaminide beta-1,3-N-acetylglucosaminyltransferase 3 — translated: MASSNAQIAIIRIFRRGNISYVFGLGVIFMVIYLCQYSPDSTDSSDSAVPSPLTDVFENESKLVFKYHIRELSEPRCQANLSMSDTKDFSSLPNAIQDFLHYRHCRSFPMLLDLPAKCGGANRSREVFLLLVIKSSPLNYDRREVLRKTWAKERLQNGVWIRRLFIIGTEGSGHKKLKINKLLKAEQDDFNDILQWDFNDTFHNLTLKQTLFLQWLDKRCPNARFLFNGDDDVFAHTDNMVKYLQGLDDNDGSKHLFTGYLFQNEKVVRWKGSKYFVPELIQESKTYEPYCGGGGYLLSGYTASVINRVSQAIPIHPIDDAFMGICLSKAGLSPSSHIGVRTLGLNMPSKGADHSEPCYLRELLLVHRFLPADMYLMWKQVHDPHLKCSPTYKLR